From Thermoplasmata archaeon, one genomic window encodes:
- a CDS encoding roadblock/LC7 domain-containing protein: protein MPRAEVEERHEAVDIPTELGLEDQLEQILLQLRRRARGVRGSVIADANGLAVAADIRLGMSSSVLSAMSTLIAQSAGSVFDTLSLPNANFVLMEGPAGNVAVTTLTEGDLSLLALAEKSTNLGILKIEMKRAAHAVAEALGLAFGGRATITELFLLHRDGLLIRHYSDALRTDIDRDILGGMLVGVQDFVKQTLASKEGTLDQMRYGDYTIFFVRGNNVIAAAVASEGDAESVQYQVMDALQEFEDKYRGTLGNWSGDTNAFPGIDKCFEKVLRA, encoded by the coding sequence ATGCCGCGCGCTGAGGTCGAGGAGCGCCACGAGGCCGTCGACATCCCGACCGAGCTGGGCCTCGAGGACCAGCTCGAGCAGATCCTCCTCCAGCTCCGCCGTCGCGCCCGGGGCGTCCGGGGATCCGTGATCGCGGATGCGAACGGCCTCGCCGTGGCCGCGGACATCCGCCTGGGGATGAGCTCTTCGGTCCTCTCCGCGATGAGCACCCTGATCGCGCAGTCCGCCGGGAGCGTGTTCGACACCCTGAGTCTCCCGAACGCAAACTTCGTCTTGATGGAAGGCCCGGCGGGGAACGTCGCCGTAACCACGTTGACCGAGGGGGACCTGAGTCTCCTCGCGCTCGCGGAGAAAAGCACGAACCTCGGGATCCTGAAGATCGAGATGAAGCGGGCAGCCCACGCGGTTGCGGAGGCGCTCGGCCTCGCGTTCGGCGGCCGCGCGACGATCACCGAGCTCTTCCTCCTGCACCGGGACGGCCTGCTGATCCGGCACTACTCGGACGCCCTGCGCACGGACATCGACCGGGACATCCTCGGCGGGATGCTCGTGGGCGTGCAGGACTTCGTGAAGCAGACGCTCGCCTCGAAGGAGGGAACCCTGGACCAGATGCGGTACGGGGACTACACGATCTTCTTCGTGCGGGGGAACAACGTGATCGCCGCGGCGGTCGCGAGCGAGGGGGACGCAGAGAGCGTGCAGTACCAGGTTATGGACGCGCTCCAGGAGTTCGAGGACAAGTACCGCGGTACCCTCGGGAACTGGAGCGGAGACACGAACGCGTTCCCAGGCATCGACAAGTGCTTCGAGAAGGTCCTCCGTGCCTGA
- a CDS encoding 50S ribosomal protein L1, with protein MAEKHSIDTVKKALEVAKPRTFKESVEVALNLREVDLSVPKNRIDEEVLLPKGRGKQVKICVFASGELAGKVRPVADLVIQPQEIEEYAGNKRKAHGLARDFDFFVAEAPLMPVIGKRLGVVLGPRGKMPRPVPPTADPTNMIRNMRNTVRVRSKDRRTFHAAIGTRDMQPEDIADNLDALVRRVLGRLERGRDNIASVYVKTTMGPAVRFL; from the coding sequence TTGGCGGAAAAGCACTCCATCGACACGGTGAAGAAGGCCCTCGAGGTGGCCAAGCCTCGGACCTTCAAGGAGTCCGTCGAGGTCGCGCTGAATCTGCGTGAAGTGGACCTGTCCGTGCCGAAGAACCGCATCGACGAGGAGGTCCTCCTGCCCAAGGGCCGCGGCAAGCAGGTCAAGATCTGCGTCTTCGCCTCGGGCGAGCTTGCCGGCAAGGTGCGCCCGGTCGCCGATCTCGTGATCCAGCCGCAGGAGATCGAGGAGTACGCCGGGAACAAGCGCAAGGCGCACGGCCTCGCGCGCGACTTCGACTTCTTCGTCGCCGAGGCGCCGCTCATGCCCGTGATCGGCAAGCGGCTCGGCGTCGTGCTCGGCCCGCGGGGCAAGATGCCCCGTCCCGTTCCTCCCACCGCGGACCCGACGAACATGATCCGGAACATGCGGAACACGGTCCGCGTGCGGTCCAAGGACCGCCGGACGTTCCACGCCGCGATCGGGACGCGGGACATGCAGCCCGAGGACATCGCGGACAACCTGGACGCCCTCGTGCGACGCGTCCTGGGAAGGCTCGAACGCGGAAGGGACAACATCGCCTCGGTCTACGTGAAGACGACGATGGGCCCCGCCGTGAGGTTCCTGTGA
- a CDS encoding 50S ribosomal protein L10: protein MAHVAPYKQAIVKDLVSRFETSKVVGLANIHGIPAPQFQGIRKNLAGRASITVAKNNLIKLALKEAATKRKGLEALAADLDGQTAVITADVNPFRLFKELEKTKTPSPARGGERAPEDIWVREGETPFKPGPIVGELQKAGLPAAIERGKVIIKKDKLVVKAGDKIPRDVAQVLARLEIFPLIVGLDLKGAYEDGMVYHREALAVDDVVVRGQIAQAGRGALALALEIGYATKETVPLMLAKAAQQALALSVESGFPTKESVKFLLARAQAQANALAAKVPAATEAKKDSG from the coding sequence ATGGCCCACGTCGCTCCGTACAAGCAGGCGATCGTGAAGGACCTCGTGTCCCGCTTCGAGACGTCCAAGGTCGTCGGCCTCGCGAACATCCACGGCATCCCGGCGCCCCAGTTCCAGGGGATCCGGAAGAACCTCGCGGGGCGGGCGTCCATCACGGTCGCGAAGAACAACCTGATCAAGCTCGCCCTCAAGGAGGCCGCGACGAAGCGCAAGGGCCTCGAGGCCCTCGCCGCGGACCTCGACGGCCAGACCGCCGTGATCACGGCGGACGTGAACCCGTTCAGGCTGTTCAAGGAGCTCGAGAAGACGAAGACGCCCTCGCCGGCGAGGGGCGGCGAGCGAGCGCCCGAGGACATCTGGGTGCGAGAGGGCGAGACGCCGTTCAAGCCCGGGCCGATTGTCGGCGAATTGCAGAAGGCCGGTCTGCCTGCCGCGATTGAACGCGGCAAGGTGATCATCAAGAAGGACAAGCTCGTCGTCAAGGCGGGGGACAAGATCCCGCGCGACGTCGCGCAGGTCCTCGCCCGCCTCGAGATCTTCCCGCTTATCGTCGGATTGGACCTCAAGGGCGCGTACGAGGACGGGATGGTCTACCACCGCGAGGCGCTCGCCGTGGACGACGTCGTCGTGCGCGGGCAGATCGCCCAGGCCGGACGGGGCGCGCTCGCCCTGGCGTTGGAGATCGGCTACGCGACGAAGGAGACCGTCCCGCTCATGCTCGCGAAGGCGGCGCAGCAGGCGCTCGCACTGTCCGTGGAGAGCGGCTTCCCCACCAAGGAGAGCGTCAAGTTCCTCCTCGCGAGGGCCCAGGCCCAGGCGAACGCGCTGGCGGCGAAGGTGCCTGCCGCGACCGAGGCGAAGAAGGATTCCGGTTGA